The Gillisia sp. Hel_I_86 genome has a segment encoding these proteins:
- a CDS encoding class I SAM-dependent methyltransferase encodes MTKPDQIKNRYNRVARCYDWMESPMETAKFSKWRRELTRQVTGNTLEVGIGTGKNIPYYPEEVKLTAIDFSKNMLKRAKLKYQDDPRKISFIEMDAQDMIFEDNTFDTVVTSCVFCSVPDPVKGLQEIRRVLKPGGQLLMLEHVRSKQKFLGRLMDWFNFVPLNIWGANINRQTIDNLKKAGFTKMEVNNLWRDIVKLIKVRNIK; translated from the coding sequence ATGACCAAACCCGATCAGATAAAAAATCGTTACAATCGTGTAGCCAGATGCTACGATTGGATGGAAAGCCCTATGGAAACCGCCAAATTTTCAAAATGGCGACGGGAACTTACCCGCCAGGTTACCGGTAATACACTTGAAGTTGGTATTGGCACGGGAAAAAATATTCCCTATTATCCTGAAGAGGTGAAGCTTACCGCTATTGACTTTAGCAAAAACATGTTGAAAAGAGCGAAATTGAAATATCAGGATGATCCACGCAAAATCAGTTTTATCGAAATGGATGCCCAGGACATGATTTTTGAAGACAACACTTTTGACACGGTGGTAACCAGCTGCGTTTTTTGTTCGGTACCCGATCCGGTAAAAGGATTACAGGAAATAAGGCGGGTTTTAAAACCGGGCGGCCAGCTCCTCATGTTGGAACACGTGCGAAGCAAACAAAAATTCCTAGGTAGATTAATGGACTGGTTCAATTTTGTCCCCCTGAATATTTGGGGGGCCAACATTAACCGTCAGACCATAGATAACCTGAAAAAAGCAGGGTTTACAAAGATGGAGGTTAATAACTTATGGAGGGATATTGTGAAATTGATCAAGGTCAGGAATATAAAGTAG
- the tnpA gene encoding IS200/IS605 family transposase: MSTNIRKGSHTVIRLTCHIVWSTKYRYKVLQGDIQARCRELLIQVCEAQEIEILKGVVSPDHVHMHIEYAPKLNVSSIVKSLKGRSSRKLQQEFPVLKKRYWGNHFWSSGYGAWSSGNITDKMVNEYLEHHRRKDSNDNSDFILE, translated from the coding sequence ATGAGTACAAATATAAGAAAAGGTTCACATACAGTTATTCGTCTGACGTGTCATATTGTTTGGTCTACAAAATATAGATACAAGGTTCTACAGGGGGATATCCAAGCTCGTTGTCGCGAACTTTTAATACAGGTTTGTGAAGCTCAGGAAATCGAGATACTAAAAGGTGTTGTTAGTCCAGATCACGTTCATATGCATATAGAGTATGCTCCAAAACTAAACGTGAGCTCTATAGTTAAAAGTTTGAAAGGTCGTTCCTCCCGCAAACTTCAGCAAGAGTTTCCAGTCCTAAAAAAGCGTTATTGGGGCAATCATTTTTGGTCGAGCGGTTATGGTGCTTGGAGCAGCGGGAATATAACAGACAAAATGGTAAATGAATATTTAGAACATCATAGAAGGAAAGATAGTAATGATAATTCAGATTTTATACTTGAGTAA
- a CDS encoding multicopper oxidase domain-containing protein, protein MMNRNTDDCGGMGQMMQMPHPIHLHLVQFNILERDSSGMDRAIWDSIKDGLIDGGWQDTVLLMPGMKIRIIMHFENYKGLFLYHCHNL, encoded by the coding sequence ATGATGAACAGAAATACTGATGATTGCGGTGGTATGGGCCAGATGATGCAGATGCCCCATCCCATTCACCTCCATCTGGTCCAGTTTAATATCTTGGAGCGAGACAGTTCGGGAATGGACCGGGCTATCTGGGATTCCATAAAAGACGGCCTGATAGACGGGGGCTGGCAGGACACAGTGCTGCTTATGCCGGGAATGAAGATCAGGATCATTATGCATTTTGAAAATTATAAAGGCCTGTTTCTGTACCACTGCCATAACCTGTAA
- a CDS encoding rhodanese-like domain-containing protein, with amino-acid sequence MEIIIAATKTCNHRPLLEKIFQDAWLPYKVFYFESHPELMKKYKLKRSPLLIVDEKVEAIGMPEMDQIAELIERNKDISDIRTPKRAKNHMVPISINKNPGLVEVDTTWGSIQPMEAAKGVPTVGELEVFHHKKMNLSIIDARKSDTFEEVSIPGSKNIPYDKIVERMGELDKNHPSIFFCNGPQCPQSSTAIKKLIDAGYPANKILYYRGGMHDWITLGLPVQRA; translated from the coding sequence ATGGAGATTATAATAGCAGCTACCAAAACGTGCAATCACCGGCCTTTACTTGAAAAGATATTTCAGGATGCATGGCTGCCCTATAAGGTATTTTATTTTGAAAGTCATCCAGAATTAATGAAAAAATATAAATTAAAGCGATCACCATTGTTAATTGTAGATGAAAAAGTGGAAGCTATAGGGATGCCCGAAATGGATCAGATAGCCGAATTGATAGAAAGAAATAAGGACATATCTGATATCAGAACCCCAAAAAGGGCCAAAAATCATATGGTTCCCATCAGTATAAATAAAAACCCCGGTTTGGTGGAAGTTGATACTACATGGGGAAGTATTCAACCCATGGAAGCTGCAAAAGGGGTCCCTACCGTTGGGGAATTGGAAGTGTTTCATCACAAAAAAATGAACCTGTCCATTATTGATGCAAGAAAATCCGATACTTTTGAAGAAGTAAGTATTCCTGGCTCAAAAAATATTCCTTATGATAAGATCGTGGAAAGGATGGGTGAGTTGGATAAAAATCATCCCAGTATATTTTTTTGTAATGGACCACAATGCCCGCAGTCATCAACAGCAATAAAGAAACTTATAGATGCCGGTTATCCGGCCAACAAAATTTTATATTATAGAGGAGGAATGCATGACTGGATAACATTGGGGCTTCCAGTGCAAAGAGCCTAA